Genomic DNA from Salvia miltiorrhiza cultivar Shanhuang (shh) chromosome 1, IMPLAD_Smil_shh, whole genome shotgun sequence:
gagagtGTTGCTGCGCATCTgctatgtgtgtgtgagtgttgtGCGATTTATGGGGGAGAAGAAGAGGGGAGGAAGACTTAGGGCTTGGTTGGGGAGTGGGCTTGGGTGTTGGGCTAGTGTTGGGCTAatgttgggctttaggtttgggcTTGAGGGTGAGTTTGACTTGGGCCATGTctatttatttagttgggcttttattttatttaaggattTTGGGGTGCAGTTTTAATTCAAAAGAGTTGGGCccgatttatttataataaacttGGGCTGCCCTTGTATTTTGGGCTacgaaattttataaaaatgggAGGGTgtctttgatttaatttttaaatgggCTAcccaatatttattaattagtcttataataaagtttgattaattattttaaagataattagcataataatattattattatgaagtgcatattttaagtaattacttatatgctaagcatgtcatgaaattgcattatattttgcaataaaagtatttattatttaattggttttatttataattccaattattaaagaaagatgagtaagaatattgttggtgttcttaactcaagagaaatgttttcaagtatttattcattaaattttgaaacccgGCGTGACAAATTATAGAATGTTAAGTATTTTCCCTAAGatattaagttagcttcacgagacctattaagaatagaatttcttgtaggctttgtggaccaaggggattaacactgctttcccaagacaggttatgtgattatgatcttcaggctttgcctatccaggtgggcattattttattattacgtatatagagatcccctgcgtgacgtaggcctcatatgcgaatatatatgcatgatatgttttgactatttattcagttcttataaaatgcttatatgttcaatgccctttatgaaaatgaaaatgttatgaaaatgaaatgtttatgaaatgattgactgccaaaatgtttatgtttttatatgtatcctatctgtgttggttcgccaactttaaaggaaatccaattgggatcctacgctagacaaaggtcgctagctagggttaacgtgtacactcatggagaccgcgagtcgcttgcgaccggtcttggcgtccgtggtaaggaggcctccttcccggcgcgtgacagaaaggaacagatatggatcatatgaaggaaaatgatcggccgatcgactttatgaaaatgaaagaaatattttagtaagcgcaggtctttcaagaaaacccctgtgtgttactgttatggcagttcaatttatatatgtatgcatgaatgtattttcggctatgcccactgagtatttttatactcagccctgcatgtatttctaaatgtgcaggttgagcagttgatggaatggaatgatgttgagcgggtgttcctttgacatttcaagaaatgtaaccttgagtatacatcttcatatgtatatctcacacgttttccgctgcaaaacactttgattaggataactttatgttatgaaattgcgacacgtgttattgggtaacccaccttaatcagttctcatttatgtatatgttttataagtatccaaataatcatatatgatcctagcattttatctatgagtgacatttccatattctttaatgttaagtaaatgtccatttccatttcttattgttcaccccaagtcataacccctgttaaccgtcattgggatagtgggctgtgacacttGGTTAGAGCAGTAGTGTTTTTGCTTGGAAGCCAGTTGTAAACTGCAATCTTGTGTAGTACAGAATATTTCCAAGACAAAGAGGATGCAGCAAACTTCGAGGTCCACGCCTTAAGTTTCCCTCCAGTCAACTCTCTAGtcatctcatcatcatcaacctCAACATCATTAGTGTTAGTATTTGCAGTGTAGCATGCTTTGTTAATGGCAGATGGGGAGAAATCAAAGACCTTACCCCTAACAAACACTTTCCCAAACTTAACAGATTCTGGGTCAAAAGCCTCTGTCATCAGATTAACATAGAATTCTCTAACAATCTCAGCATCATAGGGAAAAACATTGACAACCGTACCCCACATAGTCCTATCTTGCAAAAGGATATCAAGCTTATACTTTGAAAAGAAATCCTCATCCGCACGTCTATCATTATGAAACTTCCTAGCAGCCAACACTTTGAGAGCATTCTTTGCTTCACGAGTGTAAAAACGAGTGGAGTACGACTTACTAACCTCAACCTCTGATTCAGAGGAGCTTCCAGAGCAGCTGATGCGAGGGGAGGTAGTGTGAGAGGCAGAAGATACCTTTCCGCTCTTTGAGGTGGGAGAATGTTCAACCTTTGGCTTGAGAACAGGAGGCTGTGATGTTGGACCAACATCACTGTCTTCTCGGCTAGGAAGATTGAGAGTAGAAGGGATCACCCGTGTGGATTTTGACCTTGAGGAGCGCCTGAGAGAGGCCATTCTAGCTTTACGTTTCCGGCTTTTCTTGTCAGGGACAAAGGTGTCAACATCAATAACATCTGTGCTTTCTTCTGGATCAACATCCTGATCAACATCAGGAATCTTTTCAGGGTCATCAACATCCATGGATGTGGGTATATCACTAGCAGCACAATCTTCTTCAGCAACAACAGAAGCTTTATCAACATCTGATCCCGGTTGTGAGGCAAGATCAAGCAGGGCCTCTTTGGCAATTTCCCCAATTCTCTCCAAAGAGGTATCTTGAAAAGCATGCGCTGATTCCTCTTTTGAAGACGAAATTGACTCTTCGCTTGGAGTGGGAAGATGAGTTTGATGTTGAGTAACACCAAAAGCTGGATGTCCTGTGGATTTTTCCGAGGTCGCATGAACAGTGAGGTTTGGTAGAGAAGTTTTTCCCTTCGTGAGATCTTCGTCAACTTTCACAGAGGAACCAGGCGCCATTTTTGAATGGACACTCTCAAGAGGAGGAACAGTGGAGATCGGCTCAGGATTGATGGAAGTTTCTACCATTTGTAAAGAGACAGGATCAACATCAGCCCCAACAGACGATTCAGTGGTGCTCCTCTTCGGAGAGCCTCTTGGAGAAGGAGCTTGAGGAAAAGTTTCTCCTGGGACTTCCACCGGAGTTTGAGAAGACGGGGTTTGTCGGTTGATTCGGCCATCTGAGGGAGAGCGGAGAGATGTTTGGCTGCACTTTTCGGTGATCCGAAGTGTTGGATCAGACTCTTGATGAGAGAAGAAAGATCAGGATTTTTGTCCATGACTTTTGAGCTTCAAAGGGAGACACTGCACAAATCTCGATAGAAGGGTTTGTGAAGTGAaaggaaataaagaaaaatcagAACAACCCCCTTAAATACAAACGAAAAGATCCCAGCCAACATCAACCACTAAGCCACGAGATAAAATCAAATCCCATAAAAATCTTCCTcacaaaacaaatcaaaattcgAAAATCATATCACAAGAGACAAGGAGAGGCGGATCAAGCATCAGAAGAACAAACCCTAGAAACACAATAAACAGATAAGATCACAAAGGAAAAAGATAAAGAGAGAGAACCAGAAAAGAGAAGATATATGCCTATTGAAACAAAACAGTAAAGCCAATATTACTTCAAATGTTAGTCCAACATTAGAAGTCAATGTTATCCAACATCCGGAACAACAGACTATGATTCTTTCAGCAGAGGAAGAAACTTTTAACCAAAACACTTTGAGATCTTAAAGCTCAACATCCATTTTCCCTGAGTGCATCGTCGCAACGAACGCCGTGCCCCGAGTACTTAGATGAGAGAGAGGATGATCTCATTTATTTTCAGATGTTTAATGACCATTAAGCCTCACGCTTGTGCTACCGGTCTTataacatcaatttttttttaaatcaacaTCTGCTAAAAGAACACAGCATAGACCGGTTAGACCGAACAACATCAGAACAACCAACATGGACATTTCACTATCAGTAACATAGGCTCCAACATGCATATGcctaaacaaaataaaaaacaaacacaagAAACAAAAACAGATGTTAGGAACCAACAAAAACAACCTAAGTCCTAACACCTCACATGCAAGAACACTTAAATGCAGCACAAACCGAGAGACTTCCTAAGATGGGAGAATCTCTCAAAATCTAAAGCCTTGGTAAAAATATCAGCAAGTTGTTTTTCAGTAGAAATGTATTCCAACACAATGAGTTTTCTCAACAAGATCTCTTATAAAATGATGACGAATATCAATGTGCTTTGTGCGAGAGTGTTGAATAGGATTCTTAGAAATCTCTATAGCACTAGTGTTGTCACACATAACAGTCAAGATGTTACTTTCCATACCATAGTCGTCCAACATCTGTCTGAGCCAAAGAAGCTGAGCACAACAACTGCCAGCAGCAATGTATTCGGCTTCAGCAGTAGAGAGAGATACACAATTTTGTTTCTTGCTTGACCAGGACACAACATTGTTTCCCAAAAGATAACATCCTCCACTTGTACTTTTTCTGTCATCAGCATCACCTGCCCAATCAGCATCACTAAATCCGACAATGTTAGAGTTAGTATCTTTGGAATACCACATTCCAAGTTCAGATGTTCCAGCAACATAGCGTATGATGCGTTTAACAGCCTTCAAATGTGACTCCTTTGGCTGAGCTTGGTACCTAGCACACACTCCTACACTGTACAGAATATCAGGTCTACTTGCAGTTAGATAAAGCAAACTGCCAATCATCCCTCTGTATAATGTTGGATCAACATCACGTCCAACATCGTCCTTGCATAATCTGTCAGTGGAACCCATGGGAGTTCTCATGTGTTTAGCAGACTCGAGGCCAAATCTTTGAACAAGACTTTTTGAGTACTTgctttgaaagaataaaatgccTTCAGGAGTTTGTGTTACCTGTAAACCTAGGAAAAAATTCAATTGCCCCACCATACTCATTTCGAATGTGGTAGACATGGCCTGAACAAAATCCTTCACAAGCTTATCATTAGTAGCACCAAACACAATGTCATCAACGTAGATCTGTGCAATGATAGTGTTACCAGCATGCCTTTTGATGAACAAAATTTTATCAACTTGACCAcgagaaaaaccataatcaaggAGAAACACAGTCAACCTTTCATACCATGCACGTGGTGCTTGTTTTAAGCCATACAAAGCCTTTTTAAGTTTAAACACATGATCAGGCTTACTAGTGTTTTCAAACCCTTTAGGCTGTTCAACATAGGCTTCCTCAGATAAGACACCATTTAGAAAGGCACTCTTAACATCCATTTGTAACAAGGAGATCCCAAACTGACAAGCAATGGCAAACAACAGCCTAATTGACTCAATTCTAGGAACAGGAGCAAAAGTTTCATCAAAATCGATCCCTTCCACTTGAGTGTACCCCTGTGCTACCAATCTAGCTTTGTTTCTAACAATGTTACCAGACTCATCAGTTTTATTCTTGAAGATCCACTTAGTACCAATAACGTTCTTGTTATGTGGTCTAGGGATAAGATCCCACACATCATTTCTAATAAACTGATTAAGTTCTTCATGCATAGCATTGACCTACACAACATCTTTAAGAGCATCAGCAACATTCTTAGGTTCAACAAGCGACAGATAACATTCAAACTCTGCAAGCTCACACACAGAAGTCATACATGCAATTCTTACCAGCTCTTTGTATTTGACTTCCTTCTTCTGTCGAGTGACAACTTTCTCACCCACATCTCCGATGATTTGAGAACTTGGATGATCTCTTCTCACATGACTTGGGGGATCTCGTCTGATGGAATCATAAAGAAATTGAGCTTCCAACTCTTCTTCAGAGTCCGACACGTTGTTACCAGCTTCTCCTTCTGATGTTGACCCGGACGAAGTAACATCAGATGTTGGTACAGATGTTCTACCATCATTGCCACTTCTGTGGTGGTCAGAAGCATGACTTATGTTGGGCTCCTCGAGTAGCTCAGTAACATCTTCATCCTCTGTTCTATCAATGAGACTAAGAGAATCATCAAACACAACATTAACAGTCTCTTGAATAGTCTTTGTTCTCAGGTTATATACACGAAAAACATGACTATTCACAGAATATCCAAGGAAGAGACCTTTGTCACTTTTGGAATCAAACTTGTTGAGGTAATCACGGTCATTCAAGATGTAACAGACACATCCAAAAACATGAAAGTACTTGAGATTGGGCTTCTTACCTTTAAGGATCTCATACGGAGTTAACATAGTACCTAGTCTCATGTACACCCTATTGATGATGTGACATGCAGTACTCACAGCCTCAGCCCATAGTCGTTTGGAAAGACCTTTTGCTTGCAACATAGCTCTCACCATTTCCTGAATGGTTCTATTCTTTCTTTCGGCAACACCATTTTGCTGAGGAGTTTTGGGTGCAGAGAACTCATGGAAAATTCCATTGTTAGTGCAGAAATCATCAAAGAGAGAGTTCTCAAATTCTTTGCCATGGTCAGTCCTAATTCTCCCAACATACTGGCCATATTGAACTCTAAACCTTTTATACAGTTTCTTGAAATGAGCAAATGTTTCAAATTTTGTTTTCAAGAATTCAACCCAAGTGTATCTTGAAAAATCATCAGCACACACAAGTACATACCATTTACCTCCTAAGCTTTCGACTTCAATGGGTCCCATTAGGTCCATATGCAGGAGTTCGAAACATTTTGAGGTACAGCATGTTGACAACATTGGATGAGTTGTCTTGTGTTGCTTCCCCTTCTGGCAAGGTTGACACACAACATCTTTCTTGAAATTCAGATGAGGAATGCCTCGAACTGCATCATGTGTGATcaacttttgaagattcttGAAGTTGACATGTCCCAGTCGTTGATGCCAAAGCTCAACATCATCAAGTTTGATTGCATTGCAGAACGTTTCTTCTTGGGACTTGTAGCAATTGTCAGACGACCTTTTTCCCATCATCACACACTGATTTGTGTCATCAAAAACTTCACAAAGATGTTTGTCGAACTTTACAGTCATACCTGCATCACACAACTGACTGATGCTAAACAGGTTAGCCTTAAGCCCTTCAACAAGATACACATCTTTTAATTTAGGAAAATCAGTAACATTGAGAACTCCTTTCCCCAGAATTGTTCCTTTCGCACCTCCTCCAAAAGTAACTTTTCCTCCAGATGTTGGAACAAAATCAGAGAGTAAAACCTTTGTTCCTGTCATATGTCTAGAACACCCACTGTCAAAGTACCAATTCTCAGAAATATTAGCATTCAAGGAGGTGTAGACAACAGTATTACAGGTTTCATTTTGTTCTCTCTTATCCAACAATCTGCTAAAGTCAAACCTGCCAATGTTACTAACATTCTTCTGATAACAGTCAAACATCTGTGTCGCAGATTTTACAGCACAATCACTTATGTATTTGACACAATGAGGTTTGATATGTCCAGGAGCAGAACAATAATGACAAACAtaggattttttctttttgcttttcttatGAGAATCCTTAATGTTGTCAACATTCACATTGACATTTCTTTCTTTAACAAAAACAGTAGTATTATGATGTTGCTTTCTTTGCTCCTCAGCACAAAAACCAATACCAAAATTAATATGCTGACCTTGAGACAAAACTTCATTTAAACATGAGGTGCCTTTGTTAAACCGTTTAAACACCCTTTCAGAATCACAAACTTTACCTCGGAGTAAATCAAGTTCAACATCACGTTGAGAGAGCATCATTTCAAGCCTTGTAATTTGCCCTTTGAGATTTTGGTTTTCATCAACCAACATACATATGTCATTTCTCATCTCCCGACATTGAGAATCAACAATCTCATAGAGATCTTTAAAATTCTCCATCTCTTTCAGTGGAACACTCTCCTGTTCTTCCAAGGCTGCAACACAATAAAAATTCGGTATACTAGAGTTGAAATCATCAAGAATAGTCATTTCATACCAGTTCGTTGTGTTAGTGGGGATCTTCATCCCATCAATCTCCTGAACATCAGTATCCATGTCAAAAACATCATTGTTAAAAATCACATCAAACTGATCATTTTCAGAAGAGATGTTCACATCAGTGTTGgcaacatcaacatcaacatTCATATTGTCAGACACATCAATCAGATCAACATCACAGTCAGATCTGGAAATAATGTCATCAACACTCAGAGTTTCAGATTCAGAAAAGCTATctgaataaattatttcatcatCAAGATCTTCAAGAGCTCCAATCATGTCTTCTTCCTGCAAATCCTCTTCATCAACTGTAGCCACAAGGAGAACTTTTTCTTCCTCAGAATCTGAGTCATCACTAAGAGTTGCAGTAAGACCAGAATGCCTTTTTCTTGCAACTGTGGGACACTCATTTGCATAGTGACCCATCCCTTGACAGCCCCTGCATTGAATGTGATCAAAACTTCTTACCTCGGATGTTGTTCCAACATTCTTCTTAACATTGGTGATGTTGGATGAAGATCCAGCAGACATCCCAGAAGGATTCCTAAAACCACTTTTGGATTTTCCTTTCTTAAAAGATTTCAGCATGTTGTTAAAATTTTTAACCAACATAGCAAGATTAACATCATCTTCCTCCTCGGGATCAACATCTGTACACTCAGACAAGTTAGTAATTTCAGAGTTTTCAGGAATCTTTTCAACTCGAAAAGCCACACTTTTGGACACATTATCAGCTTTCTGCTGTTCAAGATTCATCTCAAAAGTTAACAACTTATTGACCAGATCACCAACACGCATAGTAGCAACATCAGCagtttcttcaattgaagaaatttTCATGTTATACCTTTCAGGCAGAGATCTCAGTATCTTACTGACCAATCTTTCGTTGCTAATAGGTTCTCCAAGTCCAACAGCTTCATTTGAGATTTCACAAAGCTTTTCATAGTATGCAGAGAGAGTCTCATCATCGCGcattctcaaaatctcaaatttgGTGGTCAACATTCGCATTTTTGTTGCTCTAACACTGGTTGAACCTTCACATTGTTCCTACAAAATGAGCCAAGCATCTCGAGCTTCCGTGCAATTAGAAATCATGCGAAATGCAGGAACATCAACAGAGATAAAGATAGCATTCAAGGCTCTGGAGTTATGGTTAGAAATGAGTCTTTCATCAGCAGACCATTTACTCTCGGGTGTGAGAGAAGTAACTCCATTTTCATCAGTGGTACGCGGTGGAGTCCACCATCCAACACAGCCACCCAGGCACGTTCATCAATGGATTTGATATAGATTTTCATCCTAGTTTTCCACAAGTTGTAGTTCTTCCCACCACTATCAAGAGTAGGAGGTCGAGCCGACACACTTGACAAATCCATTGGTGGTAATTTTGCACACAGGAATCGATTCTTAGTACGTCAagaacctgctctgataccaattgaaacagtttagtgccccaaattaccaataaagtaaaactgtgtaaagaaaagagtaatgttggatgcaatgttatcaacagaatgttaataacattataaccaacatgcagcggaaagtaataacacacaggaatacttttttcacggattataaataacccgtgagtgcctcaaggctaaattcactatgttgaatcaacaatacagagtacagatttggatcttcttggagatctatctttacagaatgGCTGCCTAAGATAAATCAACCTATCTACTTTCAGTACTACAATGTTGATACAACATAGAACCCAAAACAGCcgaataacaaaagttaatcggacaaagcaaacaacctgctacgctccaatggccttgcacttcaactcttgccctcgacgtcccgtcgatacaaagatagactttacagattggctgcctaagtctacttcgtcaaagcaatccttgaagaaccggtgacacgtttgcagcaggaaaatgaCGAATTGGCTGTGAGTGAATGTTAAGTCGCAGATAATGCACTTCCAAGACGTAAGGATGAATGaggcttcttgctgcttttatagaccttcatgtcgtggttagtttcCTCCACTTCCCACTTCTAGAAGCTTCCTATAACCGCCGCAATCCACCTCCGAAAACTGCCAGTCgaccagtctggaatgttggttgagtgatcatgggtcctgaaaaataggaactaacaacccactactttggaccatgataaaccacctttccacttattaaaaacgtggtcaacaagcataaaacctttattcgacaaccaaagaataataaaacgtgaaaggaaggtaaagattaaatatatacaattaccaatggagagtcaaagtatggagtcaaggcagactccgaAATGTTGGTTGcaacccagaaatgttgacaccatgaatgttatcaacattccacccaacattgaaaacacgaatgttatcaacattcaatccaacattgtcggagtcaacattgactctaacaaaaaataaataaaataaaagtatcgCTCAAAAactaatttgaaaaataaaataaaaaatggcaaCGATCGATTTTAGAgttcaatttcaaatttttttagcCGTGGGActcgaataaaaaataaaaaattacaacaatCTATTTATGGAGCTGTGCATCATGCTAGGATGCTCGGGGCTCATTCGTGTGGGGCTTAAATATGCCCTATCGAGCCTCATTGTGGATGCTTTTTAGTAGGGGGTGTGCATTCGGTCCAGACCGGACCGATCTGATGGAATCAAAAAtcgaataaattatttttctcgGACAGACTCGTACTGACGAAATTATAAAAACCAACCGAAATCAATCCTCGATTTCGGTTATATTTTGGGTCAAATCGTGAAAGAGAGAAAGAGCTCTAATCTGCTCAGGCCTGACTTGAACACGACGTTTCTGAGGATTATCACACTCCCAAATTCATCGAGTATTTTTGTGAATTTGTGCCCTAATTTCAGATACAAGCACTCCTTGGTACAAATCTCCCAAAATTTCGGACACGTGACACAATCCTTATCTAATTGTCTCAATTTCGACTTCACGATTTCAAGTTGCGACAACGACAGTCTAAGAATCTTCCTCGCGTCACCAGACTATGAGAGCCgagatagagagatagagataacAGCTAAACGGTAGATTGTGAGAGTCGAGAAAGAGAACAGTCGGACGGCAGAGATGATATAATAGAGAAGACTGGAGTCTAAATAGCGGCACACCTGTGTTACTAATTTTCCCTCTTAATTTCTTAGGGTTTTAgtaaacaaatataaattataaattaaattaataaaatgtatatatttattaaatatattcagATCGGTTCGATTTTCTAGACACCCGAAACTAAAATCTAACCGATAATATACTAGTTTGGAATTTAACCGACCCGAACCAACATTCAATGCAGAATTGCCCCGAACCGACCGATTCGGTCCAATTCGGCGGTTTTAGTCCGGTTCTGCACACCCCCATCTTTTAGC
This window encodes:
- the LOC130987201 gene encoding uncharacterized protein LOC130987201, producing MVETSINPEPISTVPPLESVHSKMAPGSSVKVDEDLTKGKTSLPNLTVHATSEKSTGHPAFGVTQHQTHLPTPSEESISSSKEESAHAFQDTSLERIGEIAKEALLDLASQPGSDVDKASVVAEEDCAASDIPTSMDVDDPEKIPDVDQDVDPEESTDVIDVDTFVPDKKSRKRKARMASLRRSSRSKSTRVIPSTLNLPSREDSDVGPTSQPPVLKPKVEHSPTSKSGKVSSASHTTSPRISCSGSSSESEVEVSKSYSTRFYTREAKNALKVLAARKFHNDRRADEDFFSKYKLDILLQDRTMWGTVVNVFPYDAEIVREFYVNLMTEAFDPESVKFGKVFVRGKVFDFSPSAINKACYTANTNTNDVEVDDDEMTRELTGGKLKAWTSKFAASSLSWKYSVLHKIAVYNWLPSKNTTALTKCHSPLSQ